The Motacilla alba alba isolate MOTALB_02 chromosome 3, Motacilla_alba_V1.0_pri, whole genome shotgun sequence DNA window ttaatgccagtgACATGTACTGTACCTTTCCAACTGTTAGACTGGCATTGCTTATCTTACTGAAGTCtgcccccttccccagcagtgtAGGCAGTTCCATATCTGCAAGAAGCTCCTGTAGATCAGAGCTGTCTTCTAGTGTTAATGCTGGcagctttaatttaatttctctgcagagagagagagagacagagagaggtAAGTGAGTGCTTGTTCCCTGTGAGAGCGTCATGGTTGGGTAGTGGAATGGGCGTGTGAAAAAACTGCAACAAGTGCTTGGTGTGTGGGCACAAACACAGTGAGTGCCTGTTACTCTTTTCCAAGTGTGAACTCACCCAGACTTCAGCCAGGGTCTGCTGCTAAACTCCACATCGTCCCACTTCATGGGTGGCAGGCTCATTTCTTTGACATACCCCCCGATAAAAAGCTGATCCCACCGAAGTAGAGCTCCTTTGAAACGAGccccctggctgtgcagggctttCTCTTTGTGCATGGCAGTAAAGCCTCCCTGGCAGGACCTGACCCCAGGGGAGGGGCAGGCCCGTGTGGTtcaccccatcccatccattCCTTCTATGGGAGAGTGCACATGGCCCTTCCCTACCTTGGGGACAGCCACTGGAACCAGGCTGAGGACTCCCACGTCAGCTGGGACTCCACGCTCTCCAGGTGGCTGCCATtgatgggctgcagcagcaccagtaGCGCCGTCTGGCTGATGGGAACTTCCACCATGCAAAAAGTGCCACTGGCATCAGTTTTGTACTTGAATGTCCCCGTGATAGACAACATAGGGACCAAGACTTTTGTGTTTGAATCCACCCAGAAGTCCTGAGGCTCTTTGAGCAGGGAGGCTTGCTTAACATTCACTGAAAAACAGATCAAGAAAGGAGAAATTgattcttcttctcttccttcccttctcccctctgcCAGAACACACTGTGCCTTAGAGAAGGACTGCATGTATAAAATCACATTTAGCTACTGTAATCATGTCTCCCCCTTTTAACCTGCCTTCTGGTGGCATCAAGCTCACAGCACAGGGACCATGACCATCAGGACTGTGACTaaagctgctgtgtttctgttggCTTTGTGGCCTTTCCTGGGGACAGGAAAGGGTTTCTGCTTGCTGGGTTGCCTGCTTCCTCCCAGGCTGCCACACGGTGCCCAGGGGCCTCACAGGCCTGTGCAGAGGGTCAgctttgtttcctctctgtCCGGTGCAATGGTGGCATGTTTGGAAGCACATCCATCTGGGCCAGCTCTTGATGCAGGAGCACTCtcaggcagccaggcaggctcaGGAGAGGGAAGGCAGCACAAGCTCTGCCTGAGAACTCACTCTTCACCATCTTACAAACCAAGCAATGGGGAAGGTTGTAAGCACAACACTGAAGAGTACATTGAGCCAAGGAGGTTAAAAAGGACATACTTGAACACTTACTAGACCTTAAAGTAAATTTCTTTCCCAGTTCACAACTATGAGAGGCCTTGCTCTTACCTTGCACTACTTCTGTGCAGCTTTGCATTTCAACATGTTATCTCCTCACTGCCACAGATCaatgctgtgcccagctgggcagATAATTCTGTTCAGCATTAAAGAAACTACTGCCCTCAGTGAAACTTGCACCTGATGTTCTGCATTGAATTCTAAATGGCAGGCCCTGCTTGGCAGCAAGCCTACAAATGTGAAGAAAACTGTGTGCAACTGAACAGCACTTGAGACCACTGGAACATTTAGCTGTTGTTTTGTACACATTTCTGTCACTTCATCAATGCTATGGCTGTTAATAGCATCTCAGAGCTTTTGTAACgtgtttcagagaaaaaaatgtactttttgctttctgcagctaTAGGGACAGACATGGAGCATGACAGCATCAGCTGTCATGGGTGCCCCTTCACTACCAAATGGCAAACCAAATGCTAAAGTCATCTTCTGTGTTTATTAGAAGGTAATTGCTTGTGTAATTCATTTGTTCTTGAGCCAATTTTGTCCATCCCATGTGTGGGGACTGTAACGTTTAAAATGCACCTTCTAAGAGAGAAGGTAGTAGAGCTGACCCAGTGAGGCAAACTCTTGAACATGTGTTTCTAAGCTTATACAAATTACAAGTTTCCAAtacagaagaagaggaaaaaatggttcTACTAAAGGAAAACTGCTTTTGTCACCATGCCCAAGTGTGTAACACAATTACTTTTGTGGTATCATATCTATGCTAGATCTTACAATGAAGAGAAAGCTGATGCCAACAGCTCATTGAGAGAATGACAGCTCCCatgaaaggcaaagaaaacctGGCATCCAGTTTTGAGGTGGGAAAATAGAGGCACAAAAAGGTTTCCTGGGCACCACAACTCTACCTTTAGCAGTAGAGGCCCACTCAGGAGCTTGGGGCTCACTGCAAGTGTCCTGAAATACATTCCCAAGTAGGCAAGCTGTCTCAAGTGTGCAGTCTTTGATATTGCATTCAGTCATGAGTATCTAGGACAGCAGCTACACtcagaagagaaggctcagtTGTAGTGCAGGGGCATttctgggacagcagcacagaatgacCCTAGGCAATGAAGGGATTGCCTTATTCTAGGTTTGTATAGGTGCCCTGCTTCCATAACTGATGATGTTCAGTTACTTCCTGAGCCAGATGTTACATCCAGACTTCTGTGTTTAATAGCCACTAGAGGAGTCATGTCCATTGtattttttagcctttttttgtATCTGTACCTCTGCCCTGCATCTTCCAGctcctttggttttctttaaagCTACACCTTGATAAATCTTGCTGGAGGCCCCTCATGACATTTAGCTCCTCTGCAGCAAGAAATGCTGTGTAAGTCTTTCTTATGCACCTTTCCACACCTTTCCTGGACAAGGAAAATTTCTTGGAGTCCATCTGCCTCCTCCCCATTGCCCTTGCTGGCTCTTGGCAGAGTGCGGGCAGGATCCCTGGCACAGTGGTGGGGAGCAGAGGTCCAACCTTTCCTCTGagcccttccctttccccactgGCCAGGCATGACCTTGCTtccttcccaggagcaggattGCTGCCCGTCCTTCCCCAAGCCTGTTTCCAAAAGGAGCAGCGCTGCCTCATACCTGCCAAGTGGACATCcactgcaaacagcagctcGGTGGATGAGTCGATGTCTGCCAGTAAGCCCTTGCTCTGGCCCTCGCTTTTGGCCTCCACAAAGGCgtttatttgttttgctgcCTCGCCTGGATTTGAAAAGTCAACAGCTCGGGCGTAGAATGCATCAGCACTGGGAAGCAAGTGCTCCATGAACAGCTGGAAGAGGGCTATGTCAGGGGCAGAGAACAAGCACAGGGTCTTGGAAAAGAGCAGCCCATCATCCCCATCCTTCACAAGTCTTTCAATCGTcctcaggctggaaaggaaatTGCTTCCGACTGCCATGGAAGTGCAGTCAGGGTTTCCAGAGGGGGGAACAAATCCCAGCAAACCCTGCAAATCAAGTGCTGTCTGGTTTGAGGCCCCCAGGTAGAATGACACCAAGGAGCTGTAGAGGCTGGTTGGGGACAGGAGCACATTTTGGCCCCCCTGTGCTTTCTGCAGTGCGCTGTAAAACCGCATGCCCAGGACGTACACCAAGTTGCTCCgttcctccttcccccaggtgCTGAGGCTCAGGGCTTCCAACTTGC harbors:
- the AGT gene encoding angiotensinogen isoform X2, with the protein product MGLRTRWRKFSNMNLVADLLCLLACLSVVTCDRVYVHPFNLFSFNESDCDKLEKLIQEGKTIVPVSIESQTTPEYEGGMNDNSKLEALSLSTWGKEERSNLVYVLGMRFYSALQKAQGGQNVLLSPTSLYSSLVSFYLGASNQTALDLQGLLGFVPPSGNPDCTSMAVGSNFLSSLRTIERLVKDGDDGLLFSKTLCLFSAPDIALFQLFMEHLLPSADAFYARAVDFSNPGEAAKQINAFVEAKSEGQSKGLLADIDSSTELLFAVDVHLAVNVKQASLLKEPQDFWVDSNTKVLVPMLSITGTFKYKTDASGTFCMVEVPISQTALLVLLQPINGSHLESVESQLTWESSAWFQWLSPREIKLKLPALTLEDSSDLQELLADMELPTLLGKGADFSKISNASLTVGKVINKAFFKLASDGTDQPEDPAAQKEDGVYLDVTLNKPFLFAVFEKQSRAMLFLGRVVNPLHED
- the AGT gene encoding angiotensinogen isoform X1, with the protein product MGLRQTRWRKFSNMNLVADLLCLLACLSVVTCDRVYVHPFNLFSFNESDCDKLEKLIQEGKTIVPVSIESQTTPEYEGGMNDNSKLEALSLSTWGKEERSNLVYVLGMRFYSALQKAQGGQNVLLSPTSLYSSLVSFYLGASNQTALDLQGLLGFVPPSGNPDCTSMAVGSNFLSSLRTIERLVKDGDDGLLFSKTLCLFSAPDIALFQLFMEHLLPSADAFYARAVDFSNPGEAAKQINAFVEAKSEGQSKGLLADIDSSTELLFAVDVHLAVNVKQASLLKEPQDFWVDSNTKVLVPMLSITGTFKYKTDASGTFCMVEVPISQTALLVLLQPINGSHLESVESQLTWESSAWFQWLSPREIKLKLPALTLEDSSDLQELLADMELPTLLGKGADFSKISNASLTVGKVINKAFFKLASDGTDQPEDPAAQKEDGVYLDVTLNKPFLFAVFEKQSRAMLFLGRVVNPLHED
- the AGT gene encoding angiotensinogen isoform X3: MNLVADLLCLLACLSVVTCDRVYVHPFNLFSFNESDCDKLEKLIQEGKTIVPVSIESQTTPEYEGGMNDNSKLEALSLSTWGKEERSNLVYVLGMRFYSALQKAQGGQNVLLSPTSLYSSLVSFYLGASNQTALDLQGLLGFVPPSGNPDCTSMAVGSNFLSSLRTIERLVKDGDDGLLFSKTLCLFSAPDIALFQLFMEHLLPSADAFYARAVDFSNPGEAAKQINAFVEAKSEGQSKGLLADIDSSTELLFAVDVHLAVNVKQASLLKEPQDFWVDSNTKVLVPMLSITGTFKYKTDASGTFCMVEVPISQTALLVLLQPINGSHLESVESQLTWESSAWFQWLSPREIKLKLPALTLEDSSDLQELLADMELPTLLGKGADFSKISNASLTVGKVINKAFFKLASDGTDQPEDPAAQKEDGVYLDVTLNKPFLFAVFEKQSRAMLFLGRVVNPLHED